From the Halodesulfovibrio sp. genome, one window contains:
- a CDS encoding MTH1187 family thiamine-binding protein, whose protein sequence is MSVIAELSIFPMDKGVSMSPYVARVVTVIKQSGLAYDFGPMGTTIEGEWDEVMGTVSACYKELEQDCDRIYLTLKVDARKGRVNGLKGKTDSVAAKLEK, encoded by the coding sequence ATGTCTGTGATAGCAGAACTTTCTATTTTTCCGATGGATAAAGGAGTCAGCATGAGTCCCTACGTGGCTCGCGTTGTCACTGTCATAAAACAAAGTGGACTCGCCTACGACTTTGGACCAATGGGCACTACCATTGAAGGTGAATGGGATGAAGTAATGGGGACAGTCTCAGCATGCTACAAAGAACTGGAGCAGGACTGTGACCGCATCTACCTGACACTTAAAGTAGATGCACGCAAAGGCAGAGTAAACGGCTTGAAGGGCAAAACGGATTCAGTAGCCGCCAAGCTTGAAAAATAA
- a CDS encoding MATE family efflux transporter, translated as MLSRLKKRWNEPFGYRDALNVGLPLVVSLGSSTTMEFTDRIFLSNYSLISIAAALPAAMANFVFLLFALGIASYSSVFIAQYYGACKFDKIGSAVWQAIYFCCFAWIAIAMLVFVAEPFFAFVGHAPEVQKEEVTYFSILTLGTGFAIIANAIGCFFTGLGKTRPNMIVNIIAVLINIPLDYMLINGVWIFPELGIAGAALATVSSWGMQLIMYAWLVFTPQNDVTYHVKRAWHFNAKLFMRMMRFGIPSGLNNFFDIFAFTVFIMVVGRIGEVELAASNIVLSINSLAFLPVVGLNIAASILVGQAMGGKDVAKARVAARNVLHIAMLWMGTFAAIFLLFPYELTALFRPEGIPAEQFAAIQSTCQVLLAYVAFFCLQDSVALIFFGALKGAGDTMFVMRAMALCATLCLGVPVVAGRFFFDAGLHTLWAMLIVYVCILALTAFLRFRSGKWEHIEVIETEPV; from the coding sequence ATGCTATCCCGTTTAAAAAAACGCTGGAACGAACCTTTCGGGTATCGCGATGCCCTCAACGTGGGACTTCCTTTAGTTGTAAGCCTTGGCTCATCAACAACAATGGAGTTCACGGACAGAATCTTTTTGAGTAATTACTCACTGATATCCATTGCAGCTGCATTACCGGCAGCGATGGCGAACTTTGTGTTTTTGCTTTTTGCTCTGGGTATTGCTTCGTACAGCTCAGTATTTATTGCACAGTATTACGGTGCATGTAAGTTTGATAAAATTGGCTCAGCTGTGTGGCAGGCAATATATTTTTGTTGCTTCGCATGGATAGCCATCGCGATGCTTGTATTTGTTGCAGAGCCGTTTTTTGCTTTTGTTGGGCATGCTCCCGAAGTGCAAAAAGAGGAAGTGACGTACTTCTCTATTTTGACTCTGGGAACTGGCTTCGCAATTATTGCAAACGCTATAGGTTGCTTTTTCACAGGGCTTGGGAAAACTCGTCCCAACATGATTGTGAATATTATTGCTGTCCTTATCAATATTCCACTTGATTACATGCTGATTAATGGTGTGTGGATTTTTCCGGAATTAGGTATAGCGGGTGCAGCGCTGGCAACGGTCTCTTCGTGGGGCATGCAGCTTATTATGTATGCGTGGCTGGTATTTACACCACAAAATGATGTTACGTATCATGTAAAACGTGCATGGCATTTTAATGCAAAGCTGTTTATGCGAATGATGCGCTTTGGTATTCCAAGTGGTCTGAATAACTTCTTCGATATCTTTGCATTTACAGTCTTTATTATGGTTGTTGGACGAATTGGCGAAGTGGAACTTGCTGCTTCTAATATTGTGTTGTCCATTAACTCTCTGGCATTTCTACCTGTAGTAGGACTGAATATTGCTGCTTCCATTTTAGTTGGTCAGGCAATGGGCGGAAAAGATGTTGCAAAGGCTCGTGTGGCAGCGCGCAATGTTTTGCATATTGCCATGCTCTGGATGGGAACTTTTGCTGCAATCTTCTTGCTCTTCCCATATGAGCTGACAGCGCTGTTCAGACCGGAAGGGATTCCTGCTGAGCAGTTTGCCGCAATTCAGTCAACGTGTCAGGTGTTGCTTGCGTACGTAGCGTTCTTCTGTCTTCAGGATTCTGTTGCACTTATCTTTTTTGGTGCATTGAAGGGTGCAGGGGACACGATGTTTGTTATGCGGGCAATGGCGCTGTGTGCAACGCTCTGCCTTGGTGTACCTGTAGTAGCGGGTCGCTTCTTCTTTGATGCTGGCTTGCATACACTGTGGGCGATGCTGATTGTATATGTCTGTATTCTTGCGCTTACTGCGTTCCTGCGTTTCCGTTCGGGAAAATGGGAACACATAGAAGTCATAGAAACAGAGCCTGTATAA
- a CDS encoding FxsA family protein, producing the protein MFGRLFLLFTLIPILELYMLVSVGSVIGGLPTIGIVVLTGIAGAWLARMEGFHTMQKVRQSLNEGAMPADEMVEGLLILIAGLLLLTPGFITDFAGLALLLPVTRKPFARWLRKQFSAATIQGGAQNHAGFTYYTWHSSGGQQKDEQTIYSEIKNDAEQTPRQAIVIDCEPVEEEKK; encoded by the coding sequence ATGTTTGGAAGATTATTTTTACTGTTTACTCTCATCCCGATTCTTGAATTATACATGCTTGTTTCAGTAGGCTCCGTTATTGGCGGGCTTCCTACTATCGGGATTGTAGTTCTTACAGGGATTGCAGGGGCATGGCTTGCACGCATGGAAGGTTTTCACACCATGCAGAAGGTACGGCAGTCTTTGAACGAAGGGGCTATGCCTGCTGATGAAATGGTAGAAGGATTGCTTATTCTTATTGCAGGCTTGCTGTTGCTTACTCCTGGTTTTATTACAGATTTTGCAGGTCTTGCCTTGTTGCTTCCGGTAACCCGTAAACCATTTGCCCGCTGGCTGCGTAAGCAGTTCAGTGCTGCCACTATACAGGGCGGAGCGCAAAATCATGCAGGGTTCACGTATTACACATGGCATTCCTCAGGTGGTCAGCAGAAAGACGAGCAGACCATTTATAGCGAAATTAAAAATGATGCAGAACAAACTCCTCGACAGGCAATAGTGATTGACTGTGAGCCAGTTGAAGAAGAAAAAAAGTAA
- the rpmB gene encoding 50S ribosomal protein L28, with protein sequence MAKECAICGKGPQVGNNVSHSHIKTKRRFLPNLQRVRHQFPNGQVKAINVCTRCLRSGAVVKPVATKSA encoded by the coding sequence ATGGCTAAAGAATGTGCTATTTGCGGTAAAGGCCCACAGGTGGGTAACAATGTTTCTCACTCACACATCAAAACCAAACGTCGCTTCCTGCCTAACCTTCAGCGAGTTCGTCATCAGTTCCCTAACGGTCAGGTAAAAGCTATCAATGTTTGCACCCGTTGTCTGCGCTCTGGCGCTGTTGTGAAGCCTGTAGCAACTAAGAGTGCTTAA